One Aquisediminimonas profunda genomic region harbors:
- a CDS encoding PEPxxWA-CTERM sorting domain-containing protein — MKKMFLAAAAMAMSLPGVAQAAATVTVNFSGTTAVPANNDFQSQLSGLGFDFYSSLGASLIANGPVSLTFEFLGSESGYSDTFSTASGLTYTETSWLENHFAAPILIGTTYFAGGDLKNFLNFTTTGVGGANATVGDDGFGIFLSRGATSGFSTNVFYLGYDDQITRKDDNHDDFIVKVTVNSPVPEPSTWAMLLFGFGVVGFALRRRVSRTASFA, encoded by the coding sequence ATGAAAAAGATGTTTTTGGCTGCGGCCGCCATGGCAATGTCACTTCCCGGAGTAGCGCAAGCTGCTGCGACCGTGACGGTCAATTTTTCTGGAACCACAGCCGTTCCAGCCAACAATGATTTTCAAAGCCAGTTGAGCGGACTTGGGTTCGATTTCTATTCTTCGCTGGGTGCTTCGCTGATTGCGAACGGCCCTGTCAGCTTGACCTTTGAGTTTCTTGGCAGCGAAAGCGGGTATAGCGATACATTCTCGACCGCTTCCGGCTTGACCTACACCGAGACAAGCTGGCTCGAAAATCACTTTGCTGCTCCGATCCTTATCGGAACCACCTATTTCGCCGGTGGTGATCTCAAGAACTTCTTGAACTTCACGACGACGGGTGTGGGTGGAGCGAATGCCACCGTAGGCGATGACGGCTTCGGCATCTTCCTGTCGCGTGGCGCAACGTCGGGCTTCTCGACCAACGTCTTCTATCTTGGTTATGACGATCAGATCACGCGGAAGGACGACAACCATGACGATTTCATCGTGAAGGTTACGGTGAATTCGCCGGTTCCTGAGCCATCGACATGGGCGATGCTCCTGTTTGGCTTCGGCGTCGTTGGCTTCGCTCTGCGTCGCCGCGTTTCGCGAACAGCATCGTTTGCCTGA
- the mutL gene encoding DNA mismatch repair endonuclease MutL, with product MSIRRLPPHLINRIAAGEVVERPAAALKELIENAIDAGASQISISLVSGGVDRIEVADDGCGMSPSELSLALERHATSKLPDEAIEAVTTLGFRGEALPSIASVARLTIESRVRGFDGWRRTIDNGELIDEGPAAIPPGTRVRVEGLFGKVPARRKFLRSPRSEYAACVDVVKRLAMARPDIGFSLDHDGRRALQAPPGETGPDRVYALTDRALANASVGLDFDREGFRLTGVAGLPTFNRGVADHQYLFVNGRPVKDRLLAGAVRGAYADMLARDRHAVVALFLDVPATEVDVNVHPAKTEVRFRDPAFVRGLIVGGLRRALDEVGQGRAPLASALALERWKQEPTEVSQWSPDQAHPRMWEQRQTFAPPPMARAETADQPAPDARAFPMGVARGQIAKTYIVAEAEDGLVLVDQHAAHERLVLERMRRAVESGAAASQTLLLPEVIELEEVACDRLEARILDLAAFGLELERFGPCAMLVRATPAVLGAGDTKGLVMDLADELAAHGEAHSLKERIDAVAGTMACHGSVRAGRVLSVDEMNALLREMEVTPHSGQCNHGRPTWVKLAHGDIEKLFGRK from the coding sequence ATGTCAATACGCCGCTTGCCTCCGCATCTCATCAATCGCATTGCCGCGGGTGAAGTGGTGGAAAGACCGGCTGCGGCGTTGAAGGAATTGATTGAAAACGCGATCGACGCCGGAGCCTCCCAAATTTCGATCTCTCTGGTGAGTGGCGGCGTTGATCGGATCGAAGTCGCAGATGACGGCTGCGGCATGTCGCCATCAGAACTGTCGCTGGCACTCGAACGGCATGCAACCTCAAAACTTCCTGATGAAGCGATCGAAGCAGTGACGACACTTGGCTTTCGCGGGGAGGCTTTGCCCTCAATTGCCAGCGTCGCGCGGCTAACGATCGAAAGCCGGGTGCGCGGTTTTGACGGCTGGCGAAGGACGATCGACAATGGTGAATTGATCGATGAAGGACCAGCCGCAATTCCTCCAGGAACGCGAGTTCGTGTCGAAGGCCTTTTCGGCAAGGTCCCGGCTCGTCGCAAATTCCTCAGGTCTCCGCGCTCGGAATATGCCGCTTGTGTCGATGTGGTCAAACGGCTGGCAATGGCCCGCCCCGATATCGGTTTCAGTCTTGATCACGACGGAAGGCGAGCGTTGCAGGCGCCGCCCGGAGAGACGGGCCCTGACCGTGTTTACGCACTTACCGATCGCGCATTGGCAAATGCGAGTGTCGGCCTGGATTTCGACCGCGAGGGTTTTCGTCTAACGGGTGTGGCTGGGCTCCCGACGTTCAACCGTGGCGTTGCCGATCACCAGTACCTCTTTGTCAATGGGCGTCCGGTCAAGGATCGCTTGCTCGCTGGGGCAGTTCGTGGCGCTTATGCCGACATGCTTGCACGCGATCGGCATGCCGTGGTCGCCCTCTTTCTCGACGTTCCAGCAACAGAGGTGGACGTCAATGTTCACCCTGCCAAAACCGAAGTGCGGTTTCGGGACCCGGCGTTCGTGCGCGGTCTAATTGTGGGAGGGCTCCGCCGCGCGCTCGATGAGGTTGGGCAGGGGAGAGCTCCGCTTGCTTCCGCGCTGGCATTGGAGCGCTGGAAACAGGAACCTACAGAGGTATCGCAATGGTCGCCGGATCAGGCGCATCCAAGGATGTGGGAACAGCGCCAAACCTTCGCGCCGCCGCCAATGGCGCGAGCCGAAACGGCGGACCAGCCCGCGCCGGATGCCCGAGCCTTTCCCATGGGGGTCGCGCGAGGACAAATTGCAAAAACCTACATCGTTGCAGAGGCCGAAGACGGTCTTGTACTGGTTGACCAGCACGCAGCCCATGAACGCCTGGTGCTTGAACGGATGCGCCGCGCGGTCGAATCCGGGGCAGCTGCGTCGCAGACCCTGCTCTTGCCTGAAGTGATCGAACTGGAAGAAGTAGCTTGTGACAGGCTCGAAGCTCGTATCCTCGATCTTGCCGCCTTCGGCCTTGAATTGGAGCGATTTGGTCCCTGTGCCATGCTTGTGAGGGCGACACCCGCCGTTCTTGGGGCAGGGGACACAAAAGGTCTGGTCATGGATCTTGCGGATGAGCTTGCTGCTCACGGGGAGGCGCATTCGTTGAAGGAGCGGATTGATGCAGTGGCTGGCACAATGGCGTGCCATGGCTCAGTGAGAGCGGGTCGCGTGCTCTCCGTTGACGAGATGAATGCGCTGCTGCGAGAAATGGAAGTCACCCCACATTCTGGCCAGTGCAATCATGGACGGCCAACTTGGGTGAAACTCGCCCATGGCGACATAGAGAAACTTTTCGGACGGAAATAA
- a CDS encoding alpha/beta fold hydrolase, whose translation MSKIIMPEFSMETIEGRTVRVARWSTGKSQKPPLLFFNGIGANIELVSPLAEKMPERDFITFDMPGVGGSPEPAIPYRPWMMARVADILLDQFGYGQVDVMGISWGGGLAQQFALQFGSRVNKLILVATTAGMVMVPGNFSALTKMINPKRYLDPNYMLKNFKTLYGGIDSGADAHAERITPPTRMGYFYQLVAMMGWTSAPWLPLLRPETLIMMGDDDRIVPLVNGKFLNSLIPDSRLEVIKGGGHLFLMAEAELCIRLINDFLDELPTERRQAA comes from the coding sequence ATGTCAAAAATCATTATGCCCGAATTTTCCATGGAAACAATAGAAGGGCGCACTGTTCGTGTTGCGCGCTGGTCGACAGGTAAATCGCAAAAGCCGCCGCTGCTGTTCTTCAATGGCATTGGGGCAAACATTGAGCTTGTCTCGCCGCTTGCCGAAAAGATGCCGGAGCGCGATTTCATCACGTTCGACATGCCCGGAGTTGGGGGCTCACCTGAACCGGCAATCCCCTATCGGCCCTGGATGATGGCGCGCGTCGCCGATATTCTGCTTGATCAATTCGGTTATGGTCAGGTTGATGTCATGGGTATCAGTTGGGGGGGAGGTCTGGCCCAACAGTTCGCGCTGCAATTCGGATCACGCGTCAACAAGTTGATCCTTGTGGCGACTACAGCCGGCATGGTGATGGTGCCCGGAAATTTCTCGGCGCTTACGAAAATGATCAATCCGAAGCGCTATCTTGATCCGAACTATATGTTGAAGAATTTCAAGACGCTTTATGGCGGAATCGATAGCGGGGCTGATGCCCATGCCGAGAGGATCACGCCGCCGACCAGAATGGGCTATTTCTATCAGCTCGTAGCTATGATGGGATGGACCAGTGCACCCTGGCTACCTTTGCTTCGGCCTGAAACCCTGATCATGATGGGCGATGATGACAGGATCGTGCCGTTGGTGAATGGCAAGTTCCTGAACAGCTTGATCCCCGACTCTCGTCTGGAGGTCATCAAGGGAGGGGGGCATCTCTTTCTTATGGCCGAAGCTGAACTTTGCATAAGACTCATCAATGATTTCCTTGATGAGTTGCCAACCGAAAGGCGGCAAGCTGCTTGA
- a CDS encoding alpha/beta fold hydrolase, translating to MIVQIGEKVCMARKGIDLGGDGDANVALNPIVGLAREDLLGAVSVMLRETAAKPSTTLKHARLFTDDVIKILTNKSEIAPDPKDKRFADPTWSKNPFYRMGMQYYLAAQSGVNRWIADLELDELERARANFVSGMILDSLAPTNTLLGNPSAIKKSVETGGTSLLRGLKNAYNDMVHNDGIVSQVDSRPFKIGENIATSPGAVIYRSEIMELIQYAPATEAVHEFPLLIVPPQINKAYINDLTPEKSIIRYELAHGIQPFLISWRNPQIEHRDWGLAEYVDAIITALDVVTSVTGAKKVNVAGACSGGITTATLLSRLKAMGDERINSATLMVCVLHPQRNDSEAGALVSEHGIKLARERSAKKGILEGSSLARTFAWLRPNDLVWNYVINNYLHGEDPPAFDILFWNNDSTNLTAALHSDYLRVYEEQPFANPGTSELAGHFVDLTKVDCDFFIMGGVTDHITPWKACYRSTQLFGSKNIEFVLSHSGHIQAILNPPGNPKAKFYRAGGTPPPTPEKWLAGAEEVAGSWWPYWMKWLQDRSGKQVAAPKSLGSKAYKPLGPAPGEYALG from the coding sequence ATGATCGTCCAAATTGGGGAGAAAGTGTGCATGGCTCGCAAGGGCATTGATCTGGGTGGGGATGGCGACGCAAACGTCGCACTCAATCCGATTGTAGGGCTGGCTAGGGAGGACTTGCTCGGTGCTGTCTCAGTCATGTTGCGTGAAACCGCCGCCAAACCTTCGACAACGCTGAAACATGCCCGCCTGTTTACGGACGACGTTATCAAGATCCTGACCAACAAGTCGGAGATTGCACCCGACCCAAAGGACAAGAGGTTCGCAGATCCCACATGGTCCAAGAATCCCTTTTATCGGATGGGAATGCAATATTATCTAGCGGCTCAGAGCGGCGTAAACCGCTGGATCGCCGATCTCGAGCTGGATGAGCTGGAACGGGCGCGCGCCAATTTCGTCAGCGGCATGATCCTGGACTCGCTTGCCCCAACCAACACTTTGCTGGGCAACCCCTCAGCGATCAAGAAATCGGTCGAAACAGGCGGCACTTCCCTGCTCCGAGGGTTGAAGAATGCCTATAATGACATGGTCCACAATGACGGAATTGTGAGTCAGGTTGATTCAAGACCCTTCAAGATCGGCGAGAATATCGCAACGTCGCCAGGCGCGGTGATCTATCGTTCCGAAATAATGGAACTGATTCAATATGCACCGGCGACCGAGGCTGTTCATGAATTCCCGCTGTTGATTGTCCCTCCCCAGATCAACAAGGCCTACATCAACGACCTGACGCCGGAAAAGAGCATTATCCGCTACGAGCTGGCACATGGTATCCAGCCTTTCCTGATCAGTTGGCGGAACCCGCAAATAGAGCATCGCGATTGGGGGCTGGCTGAATATGTCGATGCAATCATCACCGCGCTTGATGTTGTGACCAGTGTCACAGGCGCGAAGAAAGTGAACGTCGCAGGAGCCTGCTCCGGAGGCATTACGACAGCCACCTTGCTATCGCGTCTCAAAGCAATGGGCGACGAAAGGATCAACTCCGCAACTCTGATGGTTTGCGTCCTTCATCCACAACGCAATGACAGCGAGGCCGGCGCGCTCGTGTCCGAACATGGCATCAAATTGGCTCGTGAGCGTTCGGCAAAGAAGGGAATTCTGGAAGGTTCATCACTCGCCCGAACATTCGCTTGGCTTAGGCCCAATGATCTGGTGTGGAATTATGTGATCAACAATTATCTGCACGGGGAAGATCCACCTGCATTCGACATCCTGTTCTGGAACAACGACTCGACAAACCTCACGGCCGCGCTCCACTCGGACTATCTCAGGGTTTACGAGGAACAGCCATTCGCCAATCCCGGCACTTCAGAGTTGGCGGGGCATTTTGTTGACCTGACCAAGGTTGATTGCGATTTCTTCATCATGGGCGGGGTTACTGATCATATCACCCCCTGGAAAGCGTGTTATCGCTCCACTCAATTGTTCGGCTCAAAGAATATCGAATTCGTCCTGTCCCATTCCGGGCATATTCAAGCGATCCTCAATCCTCCGGGAAATCCCAAGGCAAAGTTTTACCGAGCTGGAGGAACCCCGCCTCCCACGCCCGAAAAATGGCTTGCAGGTGCCGAGGAAGTCGCTGGAAGCTGGTGGCCATACTGGATGAAATGGCTTCAGGACCGGTCGGGAAAGCAGGTTGCTGCTCCCAAATCGTTAGGCAGCAAGGCATACAAGCCATTGGGGCCTGCCCCCGGTGAATATGCACTTGGCTAA
- the mrdA gene encoding penicillin-binding protein 2, whose amino-acid sequence MARKIVTEAQQSFSFARRSFVLGAAQFGVGGLLAARMAWLSIAQNEKYTLLAESNRVSLTLTPPRRGWIVDRQGKPIALNRTSFRVDLIPDRIQDQERVLSELQRLLALSDDEIDRIKDDIGKSAGFQPVQVAENLDIDRFAAVSIRANEMPGVAPAQSYARYYPEGAAVGHLVGYVGVASAKDYEKEKNPLLIQPGFKIGKEGLEKVFEPLMRGKPGAKRSEVTARGRLVRDLETRPDTPGGTLRLTVNAGLQTYTSRRMGDQSASLVCIDCTSGDILTMASMPCYDPNSFSDGISHTEWKMFSTDDHLPLVNKSLQGLFPPGSTSKPMTSLGLLAAGIDPEQTVNCTGAYRVGNALFHCSQRGGHGPIALHEAIIKSCDIYFYAMAKQAGMEPLAAMARKLGLGAEFELPVTSQRYGTVPDPEWLERRYKRKWSTYDTVNSSIGQGYMLVNPLQLAVMTARIASGRKLLPRLTMMQKQPPAPPLDIDPQHLAFVRDAMAGVVNSGRGTASIAKLPIEGIQMAGKTGTAQVRRITMAERAGGVRSNASLEWKQRDHSLFVAYAPVDAPRYAMGCIVEHGGFGASAAAPLVRDAMTYLFDPAKAMETLLAQEASWGGDIKTRMAAKRASFSSRQEAAAPGNAATAEQTGSSPPANTTEPAALDDVSGAIANGTTSD is encoded by the coding sequence ATGGCCAGGAAGATCGTCACAGAAGCCCAGCAGTCCTTCAGTTTTGCGAGGCGATCCTTTGTTCTGGGTGCCGCGCAATTCGGTGTTGGTGGCCTGCTCGCGGCTCGCATGGCTTGGCTCTCGATTGCGCAAAACGAGAAATATACGCTGCTGGCCGAAAGCAACCGCGTCAGCCTCACTCTGACTCCGCCAAGGCGCGGCTGGATCGTGGACCGACAGGGAAAGCCGATTGCGCTCAACCGGACATCGTTTCGGGTAGACCTGATTCCAGATCGCATCCAGGATCAGGAAAGGGTCTTAAGCGAACTCCAGAGGCTGCTCGCGCTTTCTGACGACGAAATCGACAGGATAAAAGATGACATTGGCAAATCTGCAGGCTTTCAGCCCGTGCAAGTTGCAGAGAATCTCGACATCGATCGTTTTGCCGCAGTCAGCATCCGCGCCAATGAGATGCCCGGGGTCGCCCCTGCCCAATCCTATGCACGCTATTACCCGGAAGGCGCGGCGGTCGGCCACCTCGTGGGCTATGTTGGCGTTGCCTCTGCCAAGGACTATGAAAAGGAGAAGAATCCGCTTCTGATCCAGCCCGGCTTCAAGATCGGAAAAGAAGGGCTGGAAAAAGTTTTCGAGCCCCTGATGCGCGGCAAGCCGGGGGCCAAGCGCTCTGAAGTCACTGCCCGCGGCAGGCTAGTGCGCGATCTGGAGACGCGGCCCGACACGCCCGGCGGTACGCTGCGGTTGACCGTCAATGCAGGGCTTCAGACATACACGTCGCGTCGGATGGGTGATCAATCCGCGTCGCTTGTGTGCATCGATTGCACAAGCGGCGATATTCTGACCATGGCTTCGATGCCCTGCTATGATCCCAACAGCTTTTCCGACGGCATCAGCCATACGGAATGGAAGATGTTCTCAACTGACGACCATCTCCCATTGGTCAACAAATCCCTACAAGGCCTGTTTCCGCCAGGATCCACCAGCAAGCCAATGACATCTCTTGGCTTGCTGGCAGCCGGGATTGACCCTGAACAGACCGTCAATTGCACAGGAGCATACAGGGTTGGCAATGCCCTGTTCCACTGTTCGCAACGCGGAGGCCATGGCCCGATCGCGCTGCACGAAGCCATTATCAAGAGTTGCGACATCTATTTCTATGCAATGGCAAAACAGGCCGGGATGGAGCCGCTTGCGGCAATGGCGCGCAAACTTGGGCTGGGGGCGGAATTTGAGTTACCTGTCACGTCGCAGCGCTATGGGACTGTGCCCGACCCGGAATGGCTCGAACGGCGTTACAAGCGGAAATGGTCGACCTACGACACGGTCAACAGTTCGATCGGACAGGGCTATATGCTCGTCAATCCACTCCAGCTTGCCGTGATGACTGCACGTATTGCCAGCGGTCGAAAGCTGCTTCCCCGGCTCACTATGATGCAGAAGCAGCCTCCGGCACCGCCGCTCGATATCGATCCCCAGCATCTGGCTTTTGTGCGGGATGCGATGGCGGGCGTTGTCAACAGCGGCCGCGGCACTGCATCGATTGCAAAACTCCCGATTGAAGGCATCCAGATGGCGGGAAAAACGGGAACCGCGCAGGTACGGCGGATCACCATGGCAGAGCGTGCAGGTGGCGTCCGGTCAAACGCGAGCCTTGAATGGAAGCAGCGCGACCATTCGCTCTTTGTCGCCTACGCGCCCGTCGATGCGCCGCGCTATGCAATGGGTTGCATCGTCGAACACGGAGGTTTCGGGGCGAGCGCTGCGGCGCCACTGGTGCGTGATGCGATGACGTATCTCTTCGATCCGGCCAAGGCGATGGAGACACTGCTGGCACAGGAGGCTTCCTGGGGCGGAGACATAAAGACGCGTATGGCCGCAAAAAGAGCAAGCTTCTCGTCTCGTCAGGAGGCTGCTGCCCCTGGAAATGCGGCGACTGCAGAGCAGACAGGCTCCTCTCCGCCAGCGAATACAACTGAACCGGCAGCATTGGACGATGTCTCCGGTGCCATCGCAAACGGAACGACTTCGGATTGA
- a CDS encoding rod shape-determining protein, translating into MSFFSRFFKMMSHDMAIDLGTANTIVYLRGRGIVLNEPSVVAIETINGVKRVKAVGDDAKLMMGKTPGSIEAIRPLRDGVIADIEVAEQMIKHFIHKVHGQRRFPSWPEIVICVPSGSTSVEKRAIRDAASNAGASQVHLILEPMAAAIGADMPVTEPVGSMVVDIGGGTTEVAVLSLRGLAYTTSVRVGGDKMDEAIVSYVRRNHNLLIGEATAERIKQEVGVAKPPADGVGKTIHIKGRDLVNGVPKEIAINQGQIAEALAEPVGTIVEGVRIALENTAPELAADIVDQGIVLTGGGALLEGIDEVLRDETGLPVTVADDPLTCVALGTGRALEDPIFRGVLLTA; encoded by the coding sequence ATGTCGTTTTTCTCTCGCTTCTTCAAGATGATGTCCCACGACATGGCGATCGATTTGGGGACCGCCAACACTATTGTTTACCTTCGTGGACGAGGCATTGTCCTGAATGAACCTTCGGTCGTTGCCATCGAAACGATCAACGGCGTGAAGAGAGTGAAGGCTGTCGGTGACGATGCGAAACTGATGATGGGCAAAACGCCAGGATCGATCGAGGCCATTCGTCCGCTTCGCGATGGTGTTATCGCCGATATTGAAGTCGCCGAGCAAATGATCAAGCACTTCATTCACAAGGTTCATGGCCAGCGTCGTTTCCCGAGCTGGCCTGAAATCGTGATCTGTGTGCCATCAGGCTCAACATCGGTCGAAAAACGCGCGATCCGTGACGCCGCGTCAAATGCCGGGGCGAGCCAGGTCCATTTGATTCTGGAACCGATGGCAGCCGCAATAGGTGCTGACATGCCTGTGACCGAGCCTGTCGGTTCGATGGTTGTGGACATTGGCGGAGGCACGACCGAAGTTGCCGTTTTGTCATTGCGTGGCCTTGCCTACACGACATCCGTGCGGGTCGGTGGTGACAAGATGGACGAAGCGATCGTGTCTTATGTCCGCCGCAATCACAACCTCCTGATCGGTGAAGCTACGGCTGAACGGATCAAGCAGGAAGTTGGCGTTGCAAAGCCGCCAGCGGATGGCGTCGGCAAAACGATTCACATCAAGGGTCGTGACCTGGTGAACGGCGTACCGAAGGAAATCGCGATCAACCAGGGCCAGATTGCCGAGGCCCTGGCCGAACCGGTTGGAACAATCGTGGAAGGCGTCAGAATCGCGCTTGAGAACACGGCCCCCGAGCTTGCAGCAGATATCGTCGATCAAGGCATTGTTCTGACTGGTGGCGGCGCACTTCTCGAAGGGATCGATGAAGTTCTGCGTGACGAAACGGGCTTGCCTGTAACCGTTGCCGACGATCCCCTGACCTGCGTTGCGCTAGGAACGGGCCGTGCACTGGAAGACCCGATCTTCCGTGGCGTGCTGCTGACCGCCTAG
- a CDS encoding rod shape-determining protein MreD, which translates to MAKHPRSRIGRSPSGVQRHGIPVMATMLGSLTPILPIIATAPVMPPWGLLVFIGWRMLHRNIWPVWMGLPLGFFDDMFSGQPLGSAMMLWTLALLGLDLLDRRMIWRDFRQEWAIAGGLIIAILLVQLLITYTNGGATNPLYLVPQIAMSILAFPLVARVCVALDDWRLR; encoded by the coding sequence ATGGCAAAGCATCCGCGTTCGCGCATCGGGCGCAGTCCGTCCGGGGTCCAGCGTCATGGCATACCTGTCATGGCGACAATGCTGGGATCCCTGACACCCATTCTGCCTATCATCGCAACAGCACCTGTCATGCCCCCGTGGGGCTTGCTGGTTTTCATCGGCTGGCGCATGCTGCACCGAAATATCTGGCCGGTGTGGATGGGGCTGCCACTTGGTTTTTTTGATGACATGTTCAGCGGGCAGCCGTTGGGATCTGCAATGATGCTCTGGACGCTTGCCCTCCTTGGACTGGACCTCCTCGATCGGCGGATGATCTGGCGAGATTTTCGCCAGGAATGGGCAATAGCCGGCGGACTGATTATCGCCATTTTGCTCGTCCAGTTGTTGATTACCTATACCAATGGCGGCGCCACAAACCCGCTCTACCTCGTTCCCCAGATTGCCATGTCTATTCTTGCGTTCCCGCTCGTGGCGCGAGTCTGTGTGGCATTGGATGACTGGCGACTCCGCTAA
- the mreC gene encoding rod shape-determining protein MreC, which translates to MAPPSPRRPGFSRRAQYSLFASYVAALVGALFGLLLIVTARFDPAGHTALQGFLTDIFAPISSTARGAGAAVGSTFEGIGAYFNAASKNREMKLQLDAARRDLIKGKSDALEVRRLKQLAALVERLPEGHVTARLVSSTGGSSRRIAILAAGSADGVINGQPVRTADGLVGRVIAVGRHTARVQLMIDGGNIVPVKRVPDGTPAIAYGLGDGRIDLRPLAAGTNPFNVGDVFVTSGTGGVYQPGIPVAIGVRHNREGTIGRPLADPSRFDFAVVEPEFAIPPPASPEAGGKAAQ; encoded by the coding sequence ATGGCGCCGCCCTCTCCCCGGCGCCCCGGCTTTTCGAGACGGGCGCAGTACAGCTTATTTGCGAGCTATGTCGCAGCACTGGTTGGCGCATTGTTCGGCCTGTTGCTGATCGTGACCGCGCGCTTTGATCCCGCTGGACATACCGCCTTGCAGGGTTTCCTGACGGACATATTCGCTCCGATTTCGTCCACAGCGCGCGGGGCCGGCGCAGCTGTCGGATCGACCTTCGAAGGTATTGGGGCTTATTTCAATGCGGCGTCCAAAAATCGCGAAATGAAATTGCAACTCGACGCTGCGAGGCGCGATTTGATCAAGGGAAAGTCTGATGCCCTTGAAGTTCGCAGGCTCAAGCAGCTTGCTGCGCTTGTTGAACGGTTGCCGGAGGGACATGTCACAGCCCGCCTTGTGAGTTCGACCGGCGGGAGCAGCCGTCGTATCGCGATCCTGGCGGCCGGAAGCGCCGATGGTGTGATCAATGGCCAGCCAGTGAGGACTGCAGATGGGCTTGTGGGCCGCGTGATTGCCGTTGGGCGGCATACCGCGCGCGTCCAGCTCATGATCGACGGTGGCAATATCGTGCCAGTCAAGCGGGTCCCGGATGGAACCCCCGCAATTGCGTATGGGTTGGGCGATGGCAGGATCGACCTTCGCCCGCTGGCAGCCGGAACCAACCCCTTCAACGTAGGCGATGTCTTCGTAACTTCGGGAACAGGTGGGGTCTATCAGCCGGGCATTCCCGTCGCGATCGGTGTTCGCCACAACAGGGAAGGCACGATAGGCCGACCGTTGGCAGATCCGTCGCGCTTCGATTTTGCTGTTGTGGAACCGGAATTTGCAATCCCACCGCCTGCATCGCCTGAAGCGGGTGGCAAGGCGGCGCAATAA
- a CDS encoding glycosyltransferase family 32 protein has protein sequence MSREKWELMVPIISPSPRISRIIHQTYPTEVLPKSLEDNVASLVAANPGWVHRLYDDKAIEQFIKENYPAEILAAYLRIRPEYGAARADLFRYLAVYALGGVYIDIKSRFTRSIDEVVVGDEGLILSQWRNAMGEPHQGFGLHPELGHVPGGEFQQWHIIAAAGHPFLRAVVVHVLANIEHYSPWSFGVGRNGVFRLTGPIAYTLAIQPLLGSASAKIVASEADLSLEYSIVGNYVHHDAFKRHYSHYDTSILTLPLASRGSALLYTVARRLKTRIASTLRR, from the coding sequence ATGAGCCGCGAAAAATGGGAGTTGATGGTCCCAATAATCAGTCCGTCACCCCGGATTTCAAGGATCATTCACCAGACCTATCCAACTGAAGTGCTTCCCAAATCCTTGGAAGATAATGTCGCGAGTTTGGTCGCGGCAAACCCCGGGTGGGTCCATCGGCTCTATGATGACAAGGCAATCGAACAATTCATCAAGGAAAATTACCCGGCTGAAATTCTTGCGGCCTACCTCCGAATCAGGCCCGAATATGGTGCTGCAAGGGCTGATCTTTTCCGCTACTTGGCCGTGTATGCCCTGGGTGGTGTCTACATCGACATCAAGAGCCGCTTTACGCGTTCCATCGATGAAGTCGTTGTTGGTGATGAGGGGCTCATCCTCTCCCAATGGCGCAATGCGATGGGCGAGCCTCATCAAGGCTTTGGGCTGCATCCGGAACTGGGTCACGTCCCAGGTGGCGAATTCCAGCAATGGCACATCATAGCGGCGGCCGGTCATCCATTTCTGCGCGCCGTCGTCGTGCATGTTCTTGCAAATATTGAACACTACTCGCCTTGGTCATTTGGCGTTGGCCGAAATGGAGTATTCCGTTTGACTGGTCCCATTGCCTACACGCTTGCCATCCAACCCTTGTTGGGAAGTGCCTCTGCAAAAATTGTGGCGAGCGAGGCAGACTTGTCGCTGGAATACAGCATTGTCGGGAATTACGTGCATCACGATGCGTTCAAACGCCACTATTCGCACTACGATACGTCGATCCTGACTCTGCCGCTTGCCTCGCGGGGATCAGCTTTGCTCTACACGGTCGCGAGACGCCTAAAGACCCGTATTGCGTCCACACTTCGCCGTTAA